Proteins found in one Calypte anna isolate BGI_N300 chromosome 10, bCalAnn1_v1.p, whole genome shotgun sequence genomic segment:
- the MAP2K1 gene encoding dual specificity mitogen-activated protein kinase kinase 1 has protein sequence MPKKKPGPIQLNPAPDGSAVNGTSSAETNLEALQKKLEELELDEQQRKRLEAFLTQKQKVGELKDDDFEKISELGAGNGGVVFKVSHKPSGLIMARKLIHLEIKPAIRNQIIRELQVLHECNSPYIVGFYGAFYSDGEISICMEHMDGGSLDQVLKKAGRIPEQILGKVSIAVIKGLTYLREKHKIMHRDVKPSNILVNSRGEIKLCDFGVSGQLIDSMANSFVGTRSYMSPERLQGTHYSVQSDIWSMGLSLVEMAIGRYPIPPPDSKELELMFGCPVEGDSPVTETSPRQRTPGRPVTSYGPDSRPPMAIFELLDYIVNEPPPKLPNGVFGSEFQDFVNKCLIKNPAERADLKQLMIHAFIKRSEAEEVDFAGWLCSTIGLNQPSTPTHAAGV, from the exons GACAAATTTGGAAGCACTTCAGAAGAAGCTGGAAGAACTAGAGTTGGATGAACAGCAAAGGAAGCGCCTTGAAGCTTTCCTTACCCAGAAACAAAAAGTTGGAGAACTGAAGGATGATGACTTTGAGAAGATCagtgagctgggagcaggaaatGGTGGTGTGGTCTTTAAAGTGTCTCACAAGCCTTCTGGGCTCATAATGGCAAGAAAG TTAATTCACCTAGAGATCAAGCCAGCTATTCGAAACCAGATCATTCGTGAGCTGCAAGTTCTACATGAGTGCAACTCTCCATACATAGTGGGCTTCTATGGAGCTTTTTACAGTGATGGAGAAATCAGCATTTGCATGGAACATATG GATGGTGGCTCCTTGGATCAAGTACTGAAAAAGGCTGGAAGAATTCCAGAGCAGATACTGGGCAAAGTTAGCATTGCG GTAATAAAAGGACTCACATATCTGagagaaaagcataaaataatgcACAGAG atgttaaACCATCTAACATTTTGGTAAACTCTAGAGGTGAAATCAAGCTTTGTGATTTTGGTGTCAGTGGACAACTGATAGATTCTATGGCAAACTCCTTTGTTGGCACACGCTCCTACATGTCT CCGGAAAGACTGCAGGGGACTCATTACTCAGTGCAATCAGATATCTGGAGCATGGGGCTCTCACTGGTAGAAATGGCCATAGGCAGGTACCCCATTCCTCCTCCTGACTCCAAGGAACTTGAGTTAATGTTTGGCTGCCCCGTGGAGGGAGATTCTCCAGTCACAGAGACCTCACCCAGGCAAAGAACACCTGGTCGACCAGTGACCT CCTATGGACCAGACAGCAGACCCCCAATGGCAATCTTTGAACTTCTTGATTATATTGTCAATGAG ccaCCTCCCAAACTGCCCAATGGTGTTTTTGGTTCTGAATTTCAAGATTTTGTTAACAAATG tttaattaaaaatcctgCTGAGAGAGCCGACTTGAAGCAGCTGATG ATTCATGCTTTCATTAAGAGATCTGAAGCTGAGGAGGTGGATTTTGCAGGGTGGCTTTGTTCAACCATAGGCCTTAACCAACCCAGTACACCCACACATGCTGCTGGAGTCTGA
- the SNAPC5 gene encoding snRNA-activating protein complex subunit 5, whose translation MLSRLQELRKEEETLLRVRAALSEQLTRLKVEELALQSMIRSREENVTVSSSAMAEETNKTLGQMDNEAAINQTELHLSLQDHQEEEEEEEEESDS comes from the exons ATGCTGAGCCGGCTGCAGGAGCTGCGGAAGGAGGAGGAGACGCTGCTGAGGGTGCGGGCGGCGCTGAGCGAGCAGCTCACCCGCCTCAAG GTGGAAGAGCTGGCACTACAGTCTATGATCAGGTCCAGGGAGGAGAATGTGACAGTCTCTTCATCAGCTATGGCAGAGGAGACAAACAAA ACTCTGGGGCAGATGGACAACGAGGCTGCTATCAATCAAACTGAATTACACCTAAGTCTGCAAGATCaccaagaggaggaggaggaagaggaggaggaatcaGATTcttga
- the RPL4 gene encoding 60S ribosomal protein L4 produces the protein MACARPLISVYSEKGEASGKNVTLPAVFKAPIRPDVVNFVHTNLRKNNRQPYAVSELAGHQTSAESWGTGRAVARIPRVRGGGTHRSGQGAFGNMCRGGRMFAPTKTWRRWHRRVNIAQKRYAICSALAACALPALVMSKGHRIEEIPELPLVVEDKVESYKKTKEAVLLLKKLKAWNDIKKVYASQRMRAGKGKMRNRRRIQRRGPCIIYNEDNGIIRAFRNIPGITLLDVNKLNLLRLAPGGHVGRFCIWTESAFRKLDDLYGTWRKPATLKSDYNLPMHKMTNTDIGRIMRSQEIQKALRAPKKKIRRRVLKKNPLKNLRIMIKLNPYAKTMRRNTILRHAQNHKIKEEKRAKAKARLAAKVPAAPKAAPKATPKAETAAKTPGKTPAKTPTKTPGKAPAKAKAEA, from the exons ATG GCTTGTGCTCGGCCGTTGATCTCCGTCTACTCCGAGAAGGGGGAAGCATCAGGGAAAAATGTCACCCTCCCTGCTGTCTTCAAGGCTCCCATCCGCCCCGACGTCGTGAACTTCGTTCACACCAACCTGCGGAAGAACAACCGGCAGCCCTACGCTGTCAGCGAGCTGGCAG GTCATCAGACCAGTGCTGAATCATGGGGCACGGGCAGAGCTGTCGCTCGTATTCCTCGAGTACGAGGTGGTGGAACTCACCGCTCTGGCCAGGGGGCCTTTGGAAAT ATGTGTCGTGGAGGCCGCATGTTTGCCCCAACCAAGACCTGGAGGCGCTGGCACCGCAGAGTCAACATCGCTCAGAAGCGTTACGCCATCTGCTCTGCGCTGGCGGCCTgtgctctcccagcactggtcATGTCTAAAG GCCACCGCATTGAGGAGATCCCAGAACTTCCTCTGGTTGTTGAGGACAAAGTTGAGAGCTATAAGAAAACCAAGGAAGCTGTTCTCCTTCTGAAGAAGTTGAAAGCTTGGAATGACATCAAAAAG GTTTATGCCTCCCAACGTATGAGGGCCGGGAAGGGTAAAATGAGGAACCGCCGCCGCATCCAGCGCAGGGGACCCTGCATCATCTACAACGAGGACAATGGCATCATCAGAGCTTTCCGGAACATCCCAG gGATTACTCTTCTGGATGTTAACAAGCTGAACCTGTTGAGACTGGCTCCTGGTGGCCACGTTGGGAGGTTCTGCATTTGGACAGAGAGCGCCTTCCGCAAGCTGGACGACCTCTACGGCACCTGGCGCAAACCCGCCACGCTCAAGAGCGACTACAA CTTGCCCATGCACAAGATGACCAACACGGACATTGGAAGGATCATGAGAAGCCAGGAAATCCAGAAGGCTCTGCGTGCTCCAAA GAAGAAGATTCGCCGTAGAGTCCTGAAGAAGAACCCTCTGAAGAACCTGAGGATCATGATCAAGTTGAACCCCTACGCCAAAACAATGCGGCGCAACACCATCCTACGCCACGCCCAAAAC CACAAGAtcaaggaagagaagagagccAAGGCCAAGGCCAGGCTGGCGGCCAAGGTCCCGGCTGCACCCAAGGCCGCACCCAAGGCCACACCCAAGGCTGAGACCGCAGCCAAGACCCCCGGCAAGACCCCTGCCAAGACCCCCACCAAGACCCCCGGCAAGGCGCCCGCCAAGGCCAAGGCTGAAGCGTAA